In Dryobates pubescens isolate bDryPub1 chromosome 12, bDryPub1.pri, whole genome shotgun sequence, one genomic interval encodes:
- the FANCB gene encoding Fanconi anemia group B protein has product MLLSGQEQFLSYNGEVLIFQLSPPNPVEGAADKRVDLCVRRMTFSRDTKLFVQKSSGVFSLRGRPLKTEIVCCSCTADSRTGIILPCILMKQKKRNNVVKYLLLFLHSSNQFEQSLQFTLDYELKEDVRLFAGPSVLWRHASKLFYISASTCTVLSAPVQLSSVVWTGEIQEEGPVVLGIRTACLTEGEAEAELSASDRAIWGTELFGYAVKAQKMLPGTCFMPHAYGRVVSSVCVCKSETWRRQLRTSLVAVTHKNQLIWFQDGLPRGVCELPYEEPCSVKAAVTSSSDVLFVVSFASGNVCAVQRRGSLQVASKWQDVKCVLVDDFIGSGSEQLLLLFRDDSSAEVLSTFTITDLGAVSYASGNNYKDNVAAAEGLQENGLLTVQALQTRLQAGCTAVRELQQHLGLKQRVLLQSCKALEDLVEGRTHVLPTAKEEGLVPLWDDVENPPPPPPLGQEMPVAQQAPERLVESLWQRVVGDSLVVGVQLAAAFHLSLSAASLSLVLDQDSSLAAPVIKCRNRVTKLERACSALPLSPCQTEPPAKKMKLDLCGKSDLRKEVPWGCVGAGLGAGRAVTAVTSLSPLLAFHRVRCAVLLRAKRQAPPGDSLQQSREISLLCGKIALSLEDISNGKHSVKLQRENGYCTGSMEDVLAVLAVSARFSFQVVSAACTLAPVTSWLLGAMECTPLKECPDKLFCHKAGNVHGTVLSWTLRNPLEGVLTLFCRNLTVLFQCLHSLRRALPAGCDVKLLRSSSKDALTEQLALALEKEMLTSRSSLFSKESKAESTSAWGDVPAKDMSAAAVAALLESEEGVEQFRKKLQSEQDQSKLSMAQTMAAALYQEMTWKRAAAQLSSDMAVWRLSKA; this is encoded by the exons ATGCTGCTGAGTGGGCAAGAGCAGTTCTTGTCCTACAATGGTGAAGTCCTGATATTTCAGCTGTCACCCCCAAACCCCGTGGAGGGAGCAGCTGATAAGAGAGTGGATCTGTGTGTCAGGAGAATGACCTTCAGCAGAGACACTAAGCTCTTTGTGCAGAAGTCTTCTGGAGTGTTCAGCCTGCGTGGCAGGCCCTTGAAAACAGAAATAGTTTGTTGTAGCTGCACAGCAGATTCCAGAACTGGGATTATCCTCCCCTGCATTTtgatgaaacagaagaaaaggaacaatGTTGTGAAATACCTTTTGCTGTTCCTTCACAGCTCCAACCAGTTTGAGCAGTCCTTGCAGTTTACATTGGATTACGAGCTGAAAGAAGATGTCAGGCTGTTTGCTGGCCCCTCGGTGCTGTGGAGGCATGCCAGCAAGCTCTTCTACATCTCTGCCAGCACCTGCACAGTCCTCAgtgctcctgttcagctgtctTCTGTTGTGTGGACAGGTGAAATCCAGGAGGAAGGGCCTGTTGTCTTAGGGATAAGAACCGCTTGCCTGACAGAGGGCGAAGCGGAGGCTGAGCTTTCCGCCTCAGACAGAGCCATCTGGGGTACTGAGTTGTTTGGCTACGCAGTCAAAGCACAGAAGATGCTGCCTGGCACATGCTTTATGCCCCATGCTTATGGCAGGGTGGTGTCCTCTGTCTGTGTCTGCAAGAGTGAGACCTGGAGAAGGCAGCTCCGGACATCGCTGGTGGCTGTCACTCACAAGAATCAGCTGATCTGGTTCCaagatgggctgcccagaggggtttgtGAGCTTCCTTATGAGGAGCCATGCTCAGTAAAAGCAGCTGTAACCAGCAGCAGTGATGTGCTGTTTGTTGTGTCCTTTGCCTCTGGaaatgtctgtgctgtgcagaggagaggcagcttGCAG GTGGCTTCCAAGTGGCAAGACGTGAAGTGTGTGCTGGTGGACGACTTCATTGGCTCTGGgagtgagcagctcctgctgctcttcagggaTGATTCCAGTGCAGAGGTGTTGAGCACATTCACCATAACAGATCTTGGAGCAGTCAGCTATGCA aGTGGTAATAATTACAAAGACAAcgttgctgctgcagaaggattgCAAGAGAATGGCTTGCTTACTGTCCAGGCCCTTCAGACAAGACTACAG GCTGGCTGCACAGCGGTtcgagagctgcagcagcacttgggACTCAAACAGAGAGTTCTTCTTCAGTCCTGTAAAGCCTTAGAAGATCTTGTGGAGGGCAGAACCCATGTGCTGCCAACTGCCAAAGAG GAAGGTCTTGTCCCTCTCTGGGATGATGTGGaaaatcctcctcctccacctcctcttgGCCAGGAGATGCCAGTGGCACAGCAGGCCCCGGAGCGTCTCGTGGAGAGTCTCTGGCAGCGCGTCGTGGGGGACAGCCTGGTCGTTGgagtgcagctggctgcagcatttCACCT GtccctgagtgctgccagcttATCCTTGGTGCTGGATCAAGattcctccctggctgctcctgtcATCAAGTGTCGAAACAGAGTCACCAAGCTGGAGAGAGCCTGCTCGGCACTGCCCCTCTCCCCGTGTCAGACTGAGCCTCCTGCCAAGAAGATGAAACTGGATCTGTGTGGCAAGAGTGACCTGAGGAAGGAGGTTCCCTGGGGGTGTgtaggggctgggctgggtgcaggcagggcagtgacGGCTGTCACCAGCCTCTCGCCGCTGCTGGCCTTCCACCGCGTGCGCTGCGCTGTCCTCCTGCGTGCCAAGAGACAGGCACCTCCCGgggacagcctgcagcagagcagagagatcTCTCTGCTCTGTGGGAAGATTGCCTTGAGCCTGGAGGACATTTCCAATGGAAAACATTCAgtaaagctgcagagggaaaatGGATACTGCACAG GTTCCATGGAAGATGTACTTGCTGTGCTTGCAGTGTCTGCCAGGTTCTCCTTCCAGGTAgtgtctgctgcctgcacaTTGGCTCCAGTCACTTCGTGGCTGCTGGGAGCAATGGAGTGCACACCCCTGAAGGAATGCCCAGACAAGCTGTTCTGTCACAAAGCAGGGAATGTGCATGGCACAGTTCTCAGCTGGACCCTGAGGAATCCATTGGAAGGAGTTCTGACCTTGTTTTGCAG AAATCTGACtgtcttgttccagtgccttcacAGCCTGAgaagagctctgccagcaggctgTGATGTAAAGCTGCTGAGGTCTAGCAGCAAGGATGCACTTACTGAGCAGCTAGCCCTGGCTCTGGAGAAGGAAATGCTCACCTCAAGAAGCTCTCTTTTCTCCAAAGAAAGTAAAGCTGAAAGCACTTCTGCATGGGGGGATGTGCCTGCCAAGGAcatgagtgctgctgctgtggctgctttaCTGGAGAGTGAGGAAGGAGTGGAGCAGTTCAGAAAGAAGCTGCAGAGTGAGCAGGACCAGAGCAAGCTGAGCATGGCTCAGACCATGGCTGCTGCCCTCTACCAGGAGATGACttggaaaagagcagcagctcagctcagctcagataTGGCTGTCTGGAGACTGAGCAAGGCCTAG